CTAACGGCCGTTAGCGTGAAGGATGCAACCAGCAGCAAGCCGGGAAGGGCATTGGCAGGCACAGCCAGTGCAAAGCCGATGGGGATACCTACATAAAACAGATAATCACATAGGCTGTCGAGATAACCGCCCCAAAGCGTGGGGCCGCGGAGCCGTGCCACCGCCCCGTCGAGACCATCGCACAAGCGGTTTCCGGCGATCAACGCCAACGCGGCCCACCACATATGGAATGACAGCGCCGCCACCAGAGGCACCACCAGAAGCGCACCAGCGATCGTCAGGACATTGGCACTGACGCCCGTTCCCGCAATTGTCCTGCCCAGTCGGTCGACGATCGGATCAACCGATTTGCGCAGGCGGGCATCGAACATCAGTCAGATCTTGCCCAATTTGTCCTTGAGCGCAGCAAGCGCACCAAATGGCCCCGCTTCACCTTCCCCCTTCACCCCGGCCGCTTTTAGCACCGCGTCAGCATTGGGGCTGCGCGGAAAGGGATCGAGCAGCAGTGCAAAGCTTTGCGCAACCGCTTCGCCAAGATCGATCGTGCGACCGTCATGGAACAACGTGTCACATTCATCGGCATCGAGCTGGATTTCCGCCTCTTCGTCATAGCTGGCTTCTGCGGCAAAGCGGATGCGGAAATTTTCGTCGATCCGGGTCGGCACCGCCGCGCCGCTGGCGACACAGGCTTGCGAAGCTTCACCCCAGAGCCTGCCTTCCGCGATATAGCGATTCCCGTCTGGAATAAGCGCTACATCCGCCTCAAGCCGGTCAAGCGAAACCAATCCAAAGCGCTTTGCGAGCGCCGCCCTTTCAGCCTCGCTCGCCAAGATGTGCCGGGGCTTTGCCGCTGCACCTATTTCGGAAAGCGACACTATATGGCTGAATTCAGGTGATGGCTCTGCCTTCACCATTGCCCGTCGCCCTTGATCAACCGAGCGGCATCTGCCGCACCCAGCTTTTCCCAAATAGCGCGAACGCCGGCAGCAACATGGCTGATCTGCCGGCCATCGGGGACTACGTCACCATAGAGATTGCGCCGCAATGTTTCAGCCAGCCGATCAGTCTCAACGTCGGTCAAGGCATCGCGATAGACACCTAACCGGCCGCCAAAGGCACCTACCAATTTACCAACGCGCTTGCCGACGATCATGTCGCCAACGCCGATTTCGCGCAGCTGCGCATCCATGTCGGCGACGAATATCTCAGTCAGCAATGCCATCTCGCGCCCGCTGTCGCTTTCCTGTTCAAGGCGGAGCAAGACCAGAGCGAACATTGTAGCGACCATTTCGAATCGTCCATTGACGCTGTCGGGAATGCCACCATCAAGATACCAGTGCGGCTGGCGGGCATGCGCGACCAGCTGGTTATAGAGCGGCCGAAGCGATTCGCGCTGGTCAGCTTCGGTCGTCCCAAAAAGGCGGCGCAACAATTGCATAAAAGGTCATTCCATTCCAGAAGAGTGGCAGCGCAGGTGGCGCTCATCACTGGTTCATTTTGCGTGGGATATTGCCATTGCGCTGCAAGGATGCAATGGCAATAGCCAACAAAATCACCGAAGGCGAGAATA
This portion of the Sphingobium sp. genome encodes:
- a CDS encoding CDP-alcohol phosphatidyltransferase family protein, translating into MFDARLRKSVDPIVDRLGRTIAGTGVSANVLTIAGALLVVPLVAALSFHMWWAALALIAGNRLCDGLDGAVARLRGPTLWGGYLDSLCDYLFYVGIPIGFALAVPANALPGLLLVASFTLTAVSFLAIAAIAAGRDMGHAAKAFTYTSGLMEGGETIVFFVVMCLFPSSFPWLAMLFAALCLVTVLQRAAMAWRLTRS
- a CDS encoding DUF177 domain-containing protein; amino-acid sequence: MVKAEPSPEFSHIVSLSEIGAAAKPRHILASEAERAALAKRFGLVSLDRLEADVALIPDGNRYIAEGRLWGEASQACVASGAAVPTRIDENFRIRFAAEASYDEEAEIQLDADECDTLFHDGRTIDLGEAVAQSFALLLDPFPRSPNADAVLKAAGVKGEGEAGPFGALAALKDKLGKI
- a CDS encoding ubiquinol-cytochrome C chaperone family protein, which produces MQLLRRLFGTTEADQRESLRPLYNQLVAHARQPHWYLDGGIPDSVNGRFEMVATMFALVLLRLEQESDSGREMALLTEIFVADMDAQLREIGVGDMIVGKRVGKLVGAFGGRLGVYRDALTDVETDRLAETLRRNLYGDVVPDGRQISHVAAGVRAIWEKLGAADAARLIKGDGQW